The following coding sequences are from one Eucalyptus grandis isolate ANBG69807.140 chromosome 11, ASM1654582v1, whole genome shotgun sequence window:
- the LOC104416383 gene encoding protein DETOXIFICATION 27 isoform X1, producing the protein MASVNRNGDASQPLLQEPVADGDRDGGDHDDEEKTSLSMRVWAETRKLWHIIGPAIFGRVAQYTMMIVTQAFAGHLGEVELAAMSIGINVIIGFNYGLLLGMASALETLCGQAFGAKRYRMLGIYLQRSWIVLFLCCFLLLPFYIFATPLLKILGQQDDVAEMTGKVALWLIPLHFSFAFQFPLWRFLQSQLKNQVLAWVSLASLAINVLTSWLSVYVFDFGVVGLSVSFDISWWFLVLALFAYTACGRCSLTWTGFSMEAFSGLWEFVKLSAASGVMLCLENWYYRILILMPGYLENATVAVDALSICMSINAWEMMIPLSFFAAAGVRVANELGAGNGRAAKFATVVSVVQSIMIGCFFCALIMVLHDKFAYIFTSSVDVLEEVDKLSYLLAITILFNSVQPVLSGVAVGSGWQAYVAYINLGCYYVIGLPLGFLLGWVFNLGVMGIWGGMIFGGTAVQTLILAIITVRCDWEKEAEKAKMRVAKWSTPTLEDDEAAAR; encoded by the exons ATGGCGAGCGTCAACCGTAACGGCGACGCCAGCCAGCCTCTGCTGCAAGAACCAGTGGCGGATGGCGACCGGGACGGCGGGGATCATGATGACGAAGAGAAAACAAGCTTGAGCATGAGAGTGTGGGCGGAGACAAGGAAGCTGTGGCACATCATCGGCCCTGCCATCTTCGGCCGTGTGGCTCAGTACACCATGATGATCGTCACGCAGGCGTTCGCAGGGCATCTCGGGGAGGTGGAGCTTGCTGCCATGTCCATTGGCATCAACGTCATCATCGGCTTCAATTACGGCCTCTTG TTAGGTATGGCAAGCGCGCTAGAGACATTATGTGGCCAAGCCTTCGGCGCAAAGAGATACCGCATGCTTGGCATCTACCTGCAAAGGTCCTGGATCGTGCTCTTTCTTTGCTGCTTCTTGCTGCTACCCTTCTACATTTTTGCCACGCCGCTCCTGAAGATCTTAGGGCAACAGGACGACGTGGCGGAGATGACGGGCAAGGTCGCACTGTGGCTCATCCCGTTGCACTTCAGCTTTGCCTTTCAATTCCCCTTGTGGAGGTTCTTGCAGAGCCAGCTCAAGAACCAGGTCTTGGCATGGGTCTCGCTGGCCAGCCTAGCGATCAACGTGCTCACGAGCTGGCTCTCTGTCTACGTGTTCGACTTCGGTGTGGTGGGGCTGTCCGTCAGCTTCGATATCTCTTGGTGGTTCTTGGTGCTGGCGTTGTTCGCGTACACCGCGTGCGGCAGATGCTCGTTGACGTGGACTGGCTTCTCCATGGAGGCTTTCTCGGGGTTGTGGGAGTTTGTCAAATTGTCCGCTGCTTCTGGAGTTATGCTTTG TTTGGAGAATTGGTATTACAGGATATTGATACTGATGCCTGGATATCTAGAAAACGCCACGGTTGCTGTAGATGCCTTGTCAATATG CATGAGCATCAACGCATGGGAGATGATGAtccctctttccttctttgccGCAGCCGG AGTGAGGGTGGCGAATGAGCTTGGAGCTGGGAACGGCAGGGCCGCAAAATTTGCAACCGTGGTGTCCGTTGTGCAATCAATAATGATTGGTTGCTTCTTTTGTGCTCTCATCATGGTTTTGCACGACAAATTTGCGTATATTTTCACTTCTTCTGTTGATGTTCTTGAAGAAGTGGACAAGCTTTCTTATCTTCTTGCCATCACCATTCTATTCAACAGTGTTCAGCCCGTTCTATCAG GAGTTGCTGTTGGATCCGGATGGCAAGCGTATGTTGCATATATCAATCTGGGATGCTACTACGTTATTGGACTACCTCTTGGATTTCTCTTGGGTTGGGTTTTTAACTTAGGTGTTATG GGTATTTGGGGTGGAATGATTTTTGGAGGCACTGCTGTTCAAACCTTGATATTGGCTATAATAACAGTTCGATGTGATTGGGAGAAAGAG GCGGAGAAAGCTAAAATGCGGGTTGCGAAATGGTCTACTCCAAcccttgaagatgatgaagcgGCTGCTAGATAA
- the LOC104416383 gene encoding protein DETOXIFICATION 27 isoform X2, which translates to MASVNRNGDASQPLLQEPVADGDRDGGDHDDEEKTSLSMRVWAETRKLWHIIGPAIFGRVAQYTMMIVTQAFAGHLGEVELAAMSIGINVIIGFNYGLLDDVAEMTGKVALWLIPLHFSFAFQFPLWRFLQSQLKNQVLAWVSLASLAINVLTSWLSVYVFDFGVVGLSVSFDISWWFLVLALFAYTACGRCSLTWTGFSMEAFSGLWEFVKLSAASGVMLCLENWYYRILILMPGYLENATVAVDALSICMSINAWEMMIPLSFFAAAGVRVANELGAGNGRAAKFATVVSVVQSIMIGCFFCALIMVLHDKFAYIFTSSVDVLEEVDKLSYLLAITILFNSVQPVLSGVAVGSGWQAYVAYINLGCYYVIGLPLGFLLGWVFNLGVMGIWGGMIFGGTAVQTLILAIITVRCDWEKEAEKAKMRVAKWSTPTLEDDEAAAR; encoded by the exons ATGGCGAGCGTCAACCGTAACGGCGACGCCAGCCAGCCTCTGCTGCAAGAACCAGTGGCGGATGGCGACCGGGACGGCGGGGATCATGATGACGAAGAGAAAACAAGCTTGAGCATGAGAGTGTGGGCGGAGACAAGGAAGCTGTGGCACATCATCGGCCCTGCCATCTTCGGCCGTGTGGCTCAGTACACCATGATGATCGTCACGCAGGCGTTCGCAGGGCATCTCGGGGAGGTGGAGCTTGCTGCCATGTCCATTGGCATCAACGTCATCATCGGCTTCAATTACGGCCTCTTG GACGACGTGGCGGAGATGACGGGCAAGGTCGCACTGTGGCTCATCCCGTTGCACTTCAGCTTTGCCTTTCAATTCCCCTTGTGGAGGTTCTTGCAGAGCCAGCTCAAGAACCAGGTCTTGGCATGGGTCTCGCTGGCCAGCCTAGCGATCAACGTGCTCACGAGCTGGCTCTCTGTCTACGTGTTCGACTTCGGTGTGGTGGGGCTGTCCGTCAGCTTCGATATCTCTTGGTGGTTCTTGGTGCTGGCGTTGTTCGCGTACACCGCGTGCGGCAGATGCTCGTTGACGTGGACTGGCTTCTCCATGGAGGCTTTCTCGGGGTTGTGGGAGTTTGTCAAATTGTCCGCTGCTTCTGGAGTTATGCTTTG TTTGGAGAATTGGTATTACAGGATATTGATACTGATGCCTGGATATCTAGAAAACGCCACGGTTGCTGTAGATGCCTTGTCAATATG CATGAGCATCAACGCATGGGAGATGATGAtccctctttccttctttgccGCAGCCGG AGTGAGGGTGGCGAATGAGCTTGGAGCTGGGAACGGCAGGGCCGCAAAATTTGCAACCGTGGTGTCCGTTGTGCAATCAATAATGATTGGTTGCTTCTTTTGTGCTCTCATCATGGTTTTGCACGACAAATTTGCGTATATTTTCACTTCTTCTGTTGATGTTCTTGAAGAAGTGGACAAGCTTTCTTATCTTCTTGCCATCACCATTCTATTCAACAGTGTTCAGCCCGTTCTATCAG GAGTTGCTGTTGGATCCGGATGGCAAGCGTATGTTGCATATATCAATCTGGGATGCTACTACGTTATTGGACTACCTCTTGGATTTCTCTTGGGTTGGGTTTTTAACTTAGGTGTTATG GGTATTTGGGGTGGAATGATTTTTGGAGGCACTGCTGTTCAAACCTTGATATTGGCTATAATAACAGTTCGATGTGATTGGGAGAAAGAG GCGGAGAAAGCTAAAATGCGGGTTGCGAAATGGTCTACTCCAAcccttgaagatgatgaagcgGCTGCTAGATAA